The segment CGATGCCAAGCATAGCCCGCCGGCGGCGGGGGCAGGCGAAAGCCCCGTGCCGGCTGTGCTATGGCCGCAAATGTGCGGCACAAAAACGACACATTGCTCCGGCGTGTGGCAAGCGCTTGCGTGTAGCGCCTGCCGGTCCGGCTAGACCAGTCCGTCGAACAGCATCACCTCGACCGCATCGCCGGCCTTGACCGAGTCCTGTTCATGACCGAGCACGATAAAGCAGTTGGCCTCGCTCATCGAGCGCAGCACGCCCGAGCCCTGCTGGCCGGTGATGCGCACTTCCCACTGGCCGTCGCCGGCGCGCGCCAGGATGCCGCGCTGGTACTCGGTGCGGCCGGGCTTCTTGCGGATGGCTTGCGCGCTGCGCACGCGCAGCAGCGGCAGCGGTGCCACGCTGGCGCCCATCAGCCGCTGCAGCGCGGCGCGCACGAAGTGGTAGAAGGTGACCATCACCGCCACCGGGTTGCCCGGCAGGCCGAACAGGAGCGCGTCGCGGCCGTTGGAATTGATGCGGCCGAAGGCCATCGGCCGGCCCGGGCGCATCGCGATCTTCCAGAACGTGACATCGCCCAGGCGCGCCATGATCTGCTTGGTGTAGTCGGCCTCGCCGACCGAGACGCCGCCGGAGGTGATGACCGCGTCGGCGGTCTCGCAGGCGGTGCGGAAGGCGGCTTCGAGCGCCTCGGGGTCGTCGCGCACCACGCCCATGTCGAGCAGGTCGACGTTCATCCGGCGCAGCATGCCGTACAGCGTGTAGCGGTTGGAGTCGTAGACGCAGCCGGGATCGAGCGGCTCGCCGATCGAGCGCAGCTCGTCTCCGGTGGAGAAGAACGCCACGCGCAGGCGCCGGCGCACGCGCACCTCGGCCACGCCCAGCGAAGCCAGCAGGCCCAGGTCGGCCGGCTGGAGGATGCGTCCGGCCTGCAGCGCGGCCTGGCCGCGCGCCAGATCTTCGCCGCGCAGGCGCCGGTTGTCGCCGGTGCGCACGCAGTCGGCGGCAAAGCGGATGCGCGCGCCGTCGTCCACGGCTTCCACGAACTCCTGCGGCACCACGGTGTCGCAGCCGGCCGGCATCACCGCGCCGGTCATGATGCGCACCGCCTGCGCCGCCGTGGGCGCCAGCGCGCGGGCGCCGCCGGCGAAGGCGCTGCCGATGACTTCCAGCTCGACCGTGGCGGTCTGCGCGGCTGCCAGCGCGGCACCCTGGAAGGCATAGCCGTCCATCGCCGAGTTGTCATGCGCCGGCACGTCGATGGGCGAGACGATGTCCTCGGCCAGCACGCGGTCCAGGGCGCTGCGGATCGGCAACTGCTCGACGCCGCGCACCGGCTCGACTACCTCGCCGATGATGCGGTTGGCCTGGTCCACCGGCAGGGCGGTGGGGTCGTAGTCGGAAAGGCAGGAGATGACGGATTGCAGGGTGGGCATGGTGGCTCAGCGCGTTTCGTGCGTGCGCAGTTCGTCCAGGGTGTTGATATTGGCAAAGGCCGCGGCGTCGTCGAACAGCACTTCGGCCAGGCGGTGCGAGGCGGCCCAGGTCTCGATCTTGCGGCCGCCGCCGGAAAGATAAGCCACCAGGCTGTCGAGCGCACTGACCGGCATCAGGCAGAACACAGGTTGGGTCTGGCGCCGGCCGTCTTCGTCCAGCGTGACGGGGATCGCCAGGTCCGCGCCTTCGGCCTCGATCGCCTGCGCCAGGCGCGCCACCAGGTCGGTCGGCAGGAACGGCGAATCGCAAGGGGCGGTCACCATCCACGGCGTGGCGCATTGCTCCAGGCCGGCCAGCATCCCCGCCAGCGGACCGGCGAAGTCGGGCACGGTATCGGTGTAGACCGGTACGCCGAACGACTCATAGGCGGCCAGGTTGCGGTTGGCATTGATCATCAGCCCGCCCACCTGGGGGGTAAGCCGCATCATCGTGTGCATGGCCATCGGCGTGCCGTGCAGCGGCTGCAGGCCCTTGTCGGTGCCGCCCATGCGGCTGCCCCTGCCGCCTGCGAGGATCAGGCCGGTGATGTCGTCGCGTGCAATCATGGATTTTGTGTGCGGCGGGGTCAGCCGCCGATATAGGACATCTCGATCTTGCGCTCGGCACGCCTGGCGCGCACCGTCGGGTCGCTGCGCTGCTCGGAATAATTGTCGGTGCGGCCCTGCCACACCTGCGCAATCGCATTGGAGATTTCCAGGTCGCTGTAGCCGCCGCGCAGCAGCGCGCGCAGGTCGAAGCCCTCGGTGGCGAACAGGCACAGGTAGAGCCGGCCTTCGGTGGACAGCCGGATGCGGCTGCAGTCGCCGCAGAAGGCGTGGGTGACGCTGGAGATCACGCCGACCTCGCCGCTGCCGTCGCGGTAGCGCCAGCGCTCGGCGGTTTCGCCGGAGTAGTTGGCCTGCACCGGTTCGAGCGGGAATTCCGCATCGATGCGCTTCACCACCTCGGCGGACGGCAGCACTTCATCCATCTGCCAGTGGTTGCTGGCGCCCACGTCCATGAACTCGATAAAGCGCAGGATGATGCCGCTATTGCGGAAGTGGCGCGCCATCGGCACGATTTCCTGGTCATTGGTGCCGCGCTTGACCACCATGTTGACCTTGATCGGCGCCAGCCCCACGGCCTGCGCGGTCTCGATGCCGTGCAGCACGTCGGCGACGGCGAAGTCCACGTCGTTCATGCGGCGGAAGGTGGCGTCGTCGATCGCGTCCAGGCTGACGCTGACCCGCGTCAGCCCCGCGTCGCGCAGCGCGCGCGCCTTGCGCGCCAGCAGCGAGGCGTTGGTGGTGAGCGTCAGGTCCAGCGGCTTGCCCGAGACCGTCTCGATCTTCGCCAGCATCTCCACCAGGTGCTCGATATTCTTGCGCAGCAGCGGCTCGCCGCCGGTCAGGCGGATTTTCTCGACGCCGTGGGCGACGAACAGGCGCGCGGTGCGCTCGATCTCCTCGAAGCTCAGCAGCTCGGAGTGCGGCAGGAAGGTGTAGTCCTTGTCGAAGACTTCCTTCGGCATGCAGTAGACGCAGCGGAAGTTGCAGCGGTCCGTCACCGAGATGCGCAGGTCATGCAGCGGCCGGCCGCGGGTGTCGGCCACCAGGCCGGTGGGGGCAGCCAGCTTGCCGGGAATGCTGGGCGTCATCGAGCGGTAGCGATGGTCGCGCAGGTCGAAAATCGGAATGACGGATTCGGTCATGGCCTGTGGGTGGGCACGGCGTCCGGGGAGCGGCCTGGCGGCGTGGCCAAATCAGGGGCGCTCGAGGGCCGGATGCCTTCTGCTGCCATTCTAGCCGAGGCGGGGGTGGGGCACCCGCATCCCCCGGAGATGGCGGGGATTCATCCGGCCGGCTGCCCATGAAAAAAGGAGACGGCGTGGCCGTCCCCTTCTTGCTTTGGCTGCGGTGCAGCGGCAACGCTTACTGCTGCGATGCCATCTCCACTTCGCGGCCACCGGTTTCCACCAGGATCATCGGACCGTGGGGCAGTGGCGGCAGCGCCTTGCGCTCGCGCTGCACGCGCGGAGCGGGCGCAATGCGGGCGGCGGCTTCCTGGGCCGAACGCAGCTTGTCGCTGTCGGTATGGACCCATTGAAGGCCGGCGGTGGCCAGCATCGATTCCAGGTTTTCCAGCGCTGCCGGGGTGGCCGGCGCTGCAGCAACGACCGGGGCTGCCGGGGCGAACACTTCGGCCGGTGCGGCTTCGGCGACAGGGGCGGCGACCGGTGCAGCGGCAGGTGCCGCCACCACCGGAGCCGCTTCGACGGCCACGCTTGCGGTGGTCTCGACGATCGCTTCGGCGGCAATGGCTTCCGTGACGGCAACGGCTACCGGCGCAGCTTGCTGGGGCGCGGGCTCGGCAACCGGCGCGGTCACCGGGGCTGCCTCGGCGACCGGCGCGGGCGTCACATCTTCCGGCACGGCGATGCGGATCGCTTCGACGGCCTCGGCCGCAGCGGCCACGGCCACGGCAGCTTGCGGTGCGGGCTCGGCCGGCACGGGGGCTTCAGCACGTACCGGGGCAACGGCTTCAGCAGCGGCGGCCTCTTCGTCGCCTTCGCCCTGGGCAACTTGCACCGACTCGTCGCGCTCGCGGCGATAGCGGTTGCGGCCACGGCGGTTGCGGCGGCGGCGCTCTTCGCCCTCAGCGGTCTCGGCGGTGCTTTCGGCACCTTCCGGCAACTCGGCGCGGACGGCTTGCGTCTCTTCGGTCACGGCCTGCGGCAGCACGCCCAGAGCCTGGGCGGCGGCGACGGCTTCCGGCCGCGGTGCTTCACCGGCTTCGGCTTCGCGCAGTTCGCTGCGTTCGCGCTGGCGTTCACGCTGGCGCTCGCGGCGTTCCTGGTTGCGGTCGCGGCGGCCTTCCTGACGGCCCTCGACGCGCTCGCCCTGGGCGCGCTCGGCTTGCACCGCCTCGCCCTGGCGTGCCAGGGCCGGGGTGGCCTGGCCTTCACCTTGCTGGCGCGGCTGGCGGCCCTGGCGTTCGCCACGGCCCTCGCGTTGCTCGCCGCGCTCGGCACCCTGGCGTTCACCACGTTCCGCGCGCTCGGCACGGTCGCCGCGCTGGCCGCGGCCCTGGCGCTCGCCACGCTCCGCGCGCTCACCACGCTCGGCGCGGTCGCCACGCTCACCACGCAGGCCACGGCCTTCGCCGCGCTGGCCGCGCTCGCGCCGGCCTTCGGCGCTGCGGGCCTCAGTGGCAACCGCCGGCTTGGCCGGTTCCACCACCGGCGGGGTTGCCGGACGGGCACCGAACAGGCCCTTCAGCCAGGCGATAAAACCGCCGCTGACCACCGGCTGGGTGGCCGGCACGGGCGGGGCGACCGGGGCTTCCGGCTTGGGTGCGCGCTCGGGGCGCGGCACCGACACCGGGGCCGGTTGTTCCGGGGTGATGCCCTTGACCGCGGCTTCCTGGCGCGGCTTGGCTTCTTCCTTGCGGCGGCTGCTGTAGCTGGTGTCGGCTTCCAGTTCCTTGGCGGCGGCCTCGGCCATGCGGTAGCTGGCGGTGCTTTCTTCCAGGCGCGGGTCGTCGTGGCGCAGGCGCTCCAGCTTGTAATGCGGCGTTTCCAGGTGCTTGTTGGGGATCAGCAGCACATTGACCTTGAAGCGCAGCTCGATCAGGTTGATTTCCTGGCGCTTCTCGTTCAGCAGGAAGGCGGCCACTTCCACCGGCACCTGGCAGTGGATGGCGGCGGTGTTTTCCTTCATCGCCTCTTCCTGGATGATGCGCAGCACCTGCAGGGCGGACGATTCCGTATCGCGGATATGGCCGGTGCCGTTGCAGCGCGGGCAAGTGATGTGCGAGCCCTCCGACAGCGACGGCCGCAGGCGCTGGCGCGACAGCTCCATCAGGCCGAAGCGGCTGATCTTGCCCATCTGCACGCGCGCGCGGTCGTGGCGCAGCGCGTCCTTCAGGCGCGTTTCCACGTCCTTCTGGGCCTTGCCCGACTCCATGTCGATGAAGTCGATCACGATCAGGCCGCCCAGGTCGCGCAGGCGCAGCTGGCGCGCGATCTCGTCGGCGGCCTCGAGGTTGGTGCGCAGCGCGGTTTCCTCGATGTCGGCGCCCTTGGTGGCGCGGGCCGAGTTCACGTCCACGGAGACCAGCGCCTCGGTGTGGTCGATCACGATGGCGCCGCCCGAGGGCAGCATCACCATGCGCGAGTAGGCCGACTCGATCTGGTGCTCGATCTGGAAACGCGAGAAGAGCGGCACGTCGTCCCGGTACTTCTTCACGCGGTTCATGTTGTCAGGCATCACCACGCTCATGAAGGCGCGGGCCTGTTCGTAGATCTCGTCGGTGTCGATCAGGATCTCGCCGATATCCGGCTGGAAGTAGTCGCGGATGGCGCGGATGACCAGGCTCGATTCCAGGTAGATCAGCAGCGGGGCCTTGTTGTCGCCGGCGGCGCCGTCGATGGCCTTCCACAGCTGCAGCAGGTAGTTCAGGTCCCACTGCAGTTCCTCGGCCGAGCGGCCGATGCCGGCAGTCCGGGCGATGATGCTCATGCCTTCCGGCACGGTCAGCTGCGCCATGGTCTCGCGCAGTTCCTGGCGGTCCTCGCCCTCGATGCGGCGCGACACGCCGCCGCCGCGCGGGTTGTTGGGCATCAGCACCAGGTAGCGGCCGGCCAGCGAGATGAAGGTGGTCAGGGCCGCGCCCTTGTTGCCGCGTTCTTCCTTCTCGACCTGGACGATCAGTTCCTGGCCTTCATGCAGGGCATCCTGGATGCGCGCGTTGCGCACGTCGATGCCTTCCTTGAAGAAGGCGCGGGCTACTTCCTTGAACGGCAGGAAGCCGTGGCGCTCTTCGCCGTAGTTGACGAAGCAGGCTTCCAGCGAGGGTTCGATGCGGGTGATGACACCCTTGTAGATGTTGCCCTTGCGCTGTTCGCGCCCGGCAGTCTCGATGTCGATATCGATCAGTTTCTGACCGTCGACGATGGCGACGCGCAATTCCTCCTGTTGCGTCGCGTTGAACAGCATGCGTTTCATCGCAATACCTCACTCCAGTGTCGCGGGTGGCACCGTCTGGGCGGTGTCCGCGGCGATCCATGGAGCACGCGAGGGAGCGAGCGAGGCGCGAGAATTGCCGGAAAGCGCCGCTGCGCGGGATAGGCGAGCGGCTGGGCGCGGGTGAAAGAGAGCGATGACGTCGGGGTAACGTCCGCGGGGCAGGAGAGAACACCGGAGGCTGCTCTTGCGCAGACATCCGGCGCGTTCCCGTGCCGGAGGCGATGCTGAACGCCGGCGCAACCGGCGCCGGCGGCATCGCGGCCGGCCGCGGAAGGCCTAGACGCGTCAAAGAGCAAATTTTTCGGACACGGCATGGTTGCCGTTGCTGCCTGACTACTCCTGGCGGGCGCACCTACTACTTCTTGGAATTCTGCGACCGGGCGCCGGTATTTCCAGTCAGGCGGCAGGCTAACCTGCCGGCCGGCACCGTTTCCCGGTGCGGGCAGGACTTCTCTCACCGAAGCGGATGCCGGCAGTGGCATCCGCCTTTAAATTCTGTTTTACCTGAACACTCAGTTCCCACGTCACCGCCTGCCTCGCCGAAGCCTCCTTTGGGCGACTTCCTGCATGCCGGCGGCACCGTGCGTGCTGCTTTTTACTGCCATTTGCCCGTCTGGCGCTTGGCGGAACGCAAAGTTGCGGGAGACGGGCGGGGTTGGCGGCAACCCCAAGTGTAGAATGCGAAAAATCCAGGAAAACTCGAAGATTAATCGCTTACACAGGTCTTGCGCTGCCGGCCACAAGCCGGGACAGCGAGGAAATTATATTGAAAATGAATGAGTTACGCCATCAAATTGAAAAGGCTGCCGAAGCTGCGCCGGCCAGCCCACAGGTGGCGTATGTCACGATTGACGAAGGCTCGGAAGGTCAGCGCATTGACAACTTCCTGCTGAAGGTGGCCAAGGGCGTGCCCAAGAGCCATATCTACCGGGTGCTGCGTTCGGGGGAAGTTCGCGTCAATAAGGGGCGGATCGATGCCACTTATCGTCTGCAGTCGGGTGATGTAGTGCGCATTCCGCCAATGCGGGTGGCGAATTCGGCGCAATCGGACAATGCCCAGCATGTGCCGGCGGGGGAGTTCCCGGTGCTGTTTGAGGACGCCCAGCTGCTGGTGATCAACAAGCCGGCCGGCGTGGCCGTGCACGGCGGCTCGGGCGTGGCCTTCGGCGTGATCGAGCAATTGCGCCGGTCGCGGCCCGAGGCCAAGTTCCTGGAGCTGGTGCACCGGCTCGACCGCGAGACCTCCGGCATCCTGGTGCTGGCCAAGAAGCGCTCGGCGCTGGTCCACCTGCACGAGCAGATTCGCGGCAGCGCGATGGACAAGCGCTATTTCGCCTGCGTGGCCGGCGAATTCCCGAACGCGCGCCAGCACGTGAAGCTGCCGCTATATAAGTACAGCACGCCGGACGGCGAGCGCCGGGTGCGGGTGCAGGCCGACGGGCTGGCCTCGCACACCGTGTTCAACCGGGTCGAGGCCTTCCAGGGCTTCACCCTGCTGGAGGCCGAGCTGAAGACCGGCCGTACCCACCAGATCCGCGTCCACCTGGCCCACTCGGGTTTCCCGATCGTCGGCGACGAAAAATATGGTGACTTCTCGCTGAACAAGGCACTGGCGCGTTCCGGCGCCAGGCCGGGCCTCAAGCGCATGTTCCTGCATGCCCACCGGCTGGTGTTTATCCACCCGGCCACGGGCGAGCCGCTGGCGGTGGAAGCGCCGCTGCCCGACGAGTGCGTCGGATTCCTGCAACAATTGCGTGAACTGCATGCCCCGGAGTAGGGTAGTGCATCAAACGCCACAAGGATTTCCATGGCCAGGCAACAATTTGACCTGATCGTTTTCGACTGGGACGGGACGTTGATGGACTCGACCCCGACCATCGCGAAGTGCATCCAGCTTGCCAGCCGCGACCTGGGCCTGCCGGTGCCGGATGACAGCGCCGCCAGCCACGTGATCGGGCTGGGCCTGAAGGATGCGCTGTCTTACGCGGTGCCGACGCTGGACCCCGTCGACTACCCGCGCCTGGCCGAACGCTACCGCTACCACTTCCTCGCTCGCGACGCCGACCTGGTGCTGTTCGACGGCGTGCGCGAAATGCTGGAGGCCCTGCGCGGCGAACATTATTTTCTTGGCGTGGCCACCGGCAAGACCCGCGTCGGCCTGCAGCGCGCGCTGGCCGCGAGCGGTCTGACCCGCCTGTTCGACGCCACGCGCTGTGCCGACGAGACCTTCTCCAAGCCGCACCCGGCCATGCTGCACGAACTGACCCGCGAACTGGGCCAGGACGTGGAGCGCACGGTGATGGTCGGCGACACCACCCATGACCTGCAGATGGCGGCCAATGCCGGCGCCAAGGGGATTGGTGTGTGCTATGGCGCACATCCCGCAGATTCGCTGCGCGCGATGGCGCCGGTGCATTGCGCGACTTCCATCCCCGACCTGACCGACTGGCTGCTGGCCCATGCCTGAGGCAGCGGCCGGCCAGGCGCCGGTGCGGCTGTGTGCCGCCGAGGACCTGGAGGAAGGCGGCCTGGGCGTGCGCTTCTCGGTGGCGCTGGACCAGCGCGAGATCGGCGCCTTCGTGGTGCGTTTCGACGGCGCCGCGCACGGCTACCTGAACCAGTGCGCCCATGTGCCGATGGAACTGGACTGGCAGGAAGGCCGGTTCTTCGATGCCTCGGGCCTATACTTGATGTGCGCCACACATGGCGCGGTTTATGCGCCGGACAGCGGCGAGTGCGTCGGCGGTCCCTGCCGCGGCGCATCGCTGGCCAAGCTGCGCATCGAGGAGCGCGACGGCCAGGTCTACTGGCTACCGGAAGCGCCATACCGGATTGCTGCGCGCATGGGCGGTGCCTGAATGACGGGCAGGGCCGGCAGTCAGGCCGGCCGTTGTATTTCCAGGCCTGGGGTTCCAGGCGTTTCCACGAGCGATTTGCATGACAGAACAACAGAAGCCGCCATCGGGTGAATCGGGTCAGCCGGACGAGCACAAGCCAGCCGGCGACGGTGCGCCGGGCGAAGGGGCGCCCCAGGCGGAGTCCGAGCGCCTGGTCACCGCACCGCGCGCCGACTACCCGCTGGAAGACGAATTGCGAGCCGGCGACGACGCCGCAAGGCGTGAAGCGCGCGAGCGCAAGGCGCGCATGGCTGGAGCCACGGCGGGGCCCCCGGTTGGCGGCGGCGCCGGCTGGGAGCGCGATCTGCTGGAAAAAGTGCTGACCGCATCGCTGCGCGAGCAGCGCGCGGCACGGCGCTGGCGCATCTTCTTCCGCTTTGTCGGACTGGCTTTGCTGGCGCTGATCCTGGTCACGCTGTTCGACTTCAAGGGCGATGGCGCCATCAGCACCTCGGGCCGCCATACCGCCATGGTCACGCTGGAGGGCGAAATCGCCGCTGGCACCCCGGCCAGCGCGGAATCGATCAATGCCTCGTTGCAGGCGGCGTTCGCTGACGGCAATGCCGCCGGCGTGATCCTGAAGATCAATTCTCCGGGTGGCTCGCCGGTGCAGGCGGGCATCATCAACGACGAGATCCAGCGGCTGCGCACGCTTTATCCGTCCAAGCCGTTCTATGTGGTGGTGGAAGAGATCTGTGCCTCGGGCGGCTATTACGTGGCCGCGGCGGCCGACAAGATCTATGTCGACAAGGCCAGCATCGTAGGTTCGATCGGCGTGCTGATGGACGGTTTTGGCTTTACCGGGCTGATGGACAAGCTGGGCGTGGAGCGCCGGCTGTATACCTCGGGCGCCAACAAGGGCATGCTGGACCCGTTCTCGCCGCAGGTGCCCAAGCAGAAGGCCTTTGCCGAGGCCATGCTCAAGCAGATCCACCAGCAGTTCATCGACGTGGTCAAGGAAGGGCGCGGCGACCGGCTCAAGGATGATCCGGAACTGTTCTCCGGCCTGTTCTGGTCGGGCGAGCGCGCCGTGGAGCTGGGCCTGGCCGACGGGCTGGGCAGTGCCGACTATGTCGCGCGCGATGTGCTCAAGGCCGAGGACATCGTCGACTACACCGTCAAGGAGAACATCGCCGAGCGCGTGGCCAAGCGCTTTGGCGCGGCGGTGGGCTCGGCGGCGATGAAGACCATGCTGTGGAGCAACCGCATGCAGGGCATGCACTGAGCCTGGATGGCGCGGCGGCAATGGCAAAGGGGGCGTTCGCGCCCCCTTTGCCGTTTCTTACATGGCCAGCAGCGAGAAGATCGCCGGGCGCTTGTGCAGGTCGATCCGCTCGGGACGCCAGTCCGACAGCGGCAGCGTGACGATGGTCTCGCCCGGCAGGGTCAGGTCCACGGCCACGGACAGCAGCGTGGTGCCGGCGCAGTGCTGGCGCATGGCTTCCAGCAGCGCCGCATTGCGGTAGGGCGTTTCGATGAACACCTGGGTCTGGCTGGACTTGCGCGAGCGCTGTTCCAGCTCACGCAGGCGCTGCGCGCGCTCGCCGGCATCGACCGGCAGATAGCCGTTGAAGGCAAAGCTCTGGCCGTTCAGGCCCGAGCCCATCACCGCCAGCAGGATCGAGCTGGGCCCGACCAGCGGCCGCACGCGGATGCGGCGCGCATGGGCCAGCCGCACCAGGTCGGCGCCGGGGTCGGCCACCGCCGGCACGCCGGCCTCGGACAGCAGGCCGCCGTCGCGGCCGGCTTCGAGCGGGGCTAGCAGTGCGGCCAGGGCGTCGGCGCGCGTGTTGACGTTCAGCTCGCGGATATCGATCTGCTGGATCGGGCGTGCCAGC is part of the Cupriavidus necator genome and harbors:
- the glp gene encoding gephyrin-like molybdotransferase Glp produces the protein MPTLQSVISCLSDYDPTALPVDQANRIIGEVVEPVRGVEQLPIRSALDRVLAEDIVSPIDVPAHDNSAMDGYAFQGAALAAAQTATVELEVIGSAFAGGARALAPTAAQAVRIMTGAVMPAGCDTVVPQEFVEAVDDGARIRFAADCVRTGDNRRLRGEDLARGQAALQAGRILQPADLGLLASLGVAEVRVRRRLRVAFFSTGDELRSIGEPLDPGCVYDSNRYTLYGMLRRMNVDLLDMGVVRDDPEALEAAFRTACETADAVITSGGVSVGEADYTKQIMARLGDVTFWKIAMRPGRPMAFGRINSNGRDALLFGLPGNPVAVMVTFYHFVRAALQRLMGASVAPLPLLRVRSAQAIRKKPGRTEYQRGILARAGDGQWEVRITGQQGSGVLRSMSEANCFIVLGHEQDSVKAGDAVEVMLFDGLV
- a CDS encoding S49 family peptidase, whose translation is MTEQQKPPSGESGQPDEHKPAGDGAPGEGAPQAESERLVTAPRADYPLEDELRAGDDAARREARERKARMAGATAGPPVGGGAGWERDLLEKVLTASLREQRAARRWRIFFRFVGLALLALILVTLFDFKGDGAISTSGRHTAMVTLEGEIAAGTPASAESINASLQAAFADGNAAGVILKINSPGGSPVQAGIINDEIQRLRTLYPSKPFYVVVEEICASGGYYVAAAADKIYVDKASIVGSIGVLMDGFGFTGLMDKLGVERRLYTSGANKGMLDPFSPQVPKQKAFAEAMLKQIHQQFIDVVKEGRGDRLKDDPELFSGLFWSGERAVELGLADGLGSADYVARDVLKAEDIVDYTVKENIAERVAKRFGAAVGSAAMKTMLWSNRMQGMH
- a CDS encoding HAD-IA family hydrolase, which translates into the protein MARQQFDLIVFDWDGTLMDSTPTIAKCIQLASRDLGLPVPDDSAASHVIGLGLKDALSYAVPTLDPVDYPRLAERYRYHFLARDADLVLFDGVREMLEALRGEHYFLGVATGKTRVGLQRALAASGLTRLFDATRCADETFSKPHPAMLHELTRELGQDVERTVMVGDTTHDLQMAANAGAKGIGVCYGAHPADSLRAMAPVHCATSIPDLTDWLLAHA
- a CDS encoding RluA family pseudouridine synthase, whose translation is MNELRHQIEKAAEAAPASPQVAYVTIDEGSEGQRIDNFLLKVAKGVPKSHIYRVLRSGEVRVNKGRIDATYRLQSGDVVRIPPMRVANSAQSDNAQHVPAGEFPVLFEDAQLLVINKPAGVAVHGGSGVAFGVIEQLRRSRPEAKFLELVHRLDRETSGILVLAKKRSALVHLHEQIRGSAMDKRYFACVAGEFPNARQHVKLPLYKYSTPDGERRVRVQADGLASHTVFNRVEAFQGFTLLEAELKTGRTHQIRVHLAHSGFPIVGDEKYGDFSLNKALARSGARPGLKRMFLHAHRLVFIHPATGEPLAVEAPLPDECVGFLQQLRELHAPE
- a CDS encoding Rieske (2Fe-2S) protein, with the translated sequence MPEAAAGQAPVRLCAAEDLEEGGLGVRFSVALDQREIGAFVVRFDGAAHGYLNQCAHVPMELDWQEGRFFDASGLYLMCATHGAVYAPDSGECVGGPCRGASLAKLRIEERDGQVYWLPEAPYRIAARMGGA
- a CDS encoding SAM-dependent methyltransferase; the encoded protein is MSGTLYLIPNTLGKRDEADPLADVIPAGVQQIAANLDYLVAENAKTARAFLKKLGETTPLARPIQQIDIRELNVNTRADALAALLAPLEAGRDGGLLSEAGVPAVADPGADLVRLAHARRIRVRPLVGPSSILLAVMGSGLNGQSFAFNGYLPVDAGERAQRLRELEQRSRKSSQTQVFIETPYRNAALLEAMRQHCAGTTLLSVAVDLTLPGETIVTLPLSDWRPERIDLHKRPAIFSLLAM
- the moaA gene encoding GTP 3',8-cyclase MoaA → MTESVIPIFDLRDHRYRSMTPSIPGKLAAPTGLVADTRGRPLHDLRISVTDRCNFRCVYCMPKEVFDKDYTFLPHSELLSFEEIERTARLFVAHGVEKIRLTGGEPLLRKNIEHLVEMLAKIETVSGKPLDLTLTTNASLLARKARALRDAGLTRVSVSLDAIDDATFRRMNDVDFAVADVLHGIETAQAVGLAPIKVNMVVKRGTNDQEIVPMARHFRNSGIILRFIEFMDVGASNHWQMDEVLPSAEVVKRIDAEFPLEPVQANYSGETAERWRYRDGSGEVGVISSVTHAFCGDCSRIRLSTEGRLYLCLFATEGFDLRALLRGGYSDLEISNAIAQVWQGRTDNYSEQRSDPTVRARRAERKIEMSYIGG
- the mobA gene encoding molybdenum cofactor guanylyltransferase MobA, whose translation is MIARDDITGLILAGGRGSRMGGTDKGLQPLHGTPMAMHTMMRLTPQVGGLMINANRNLAAYESFGVPVYTDTVPDFAGPLAGMLAGLEQCATPWMVTAPCDSPFLPTDLVARLAQAIEAEGADLAIPVTLDEDGRRQTQPVFCLMPVSALDSLVAYLSGGGRKIETWAASHRLAEVLFDDAAAFANINTLDELRTHETR
- a CDS encoding Rne/Rng family ribonuclease, with translation MKRMLFNATQQEELRVAIVDGQKLIDIDIETAGREQRKGNIYKGVITRIEPSLEACFVNYGEERHGFLPFKEVARAFFKEGIDVRNARIQDALHEGQELIVQVEKEERGNKGAALTTFISLAGRYLVLMPNNPRGGGVSRRIEGEDRQELRETMAQLTVPEGMSIIARTAGIGRSAEELQWDLNYLLQLWKAIDGAAGDNKAPLLIYLESSLVIRAIRDYFQPDIGEILIDTDEIYEQARAFMSVVMPDNMNRVKKYRDDVPLFSRFQIEHQIESAYSRMVMLPSGGAIVIDHTEALVSVDVNSARATKGADIEETALRTNLEAADEIARQLRLRDLGGLIVIDFIDMESGKAQKDVETRLKDALRHDRARVQMGKISRFGLMELSRQRLRPSLSEGSHITCPRCNGTGHIRDTESSALQVLRIIQEEAMKENTAAIHCQVPVEVAAFLLNEKRQEINLIELRFKVNVLLIPNKHLETPHYKLERLRHDDPRLEESTASYRMAEAAAKELEADTSYSSRRKEEAKPRQEAAVKGITPEQPAPVSVPRPERAPKPEAPVAPPVPATQPVVSGGFIAWLKGLFGARPATPPVVEPAKPAVATEARSAEGRRERGQRGEGRGLRGERGDRAERGERAERGERQGRGQRGDRAERAERGERQGAERGEQREGRGERQGRQPRQQGEGQATPALARQGEAVQAERAQGERVEGRQEGRRDRNQERRERQRERQRERSELREAEAGEAPRPEAVAAAQALGVLPQAVTEETQAVRAELPEGAESTAETAEGEERRRRNRRGRNRYRRERDESVQVAQGEGDEEAAAAEAVAPVRAEAPVPAEPAPQAAVAVAAAAEAVEAIRIAVPEDVTPAPVAEAAPVTAPVAEPAPQQAAPVAVAVTEAIAAEAIVETTASVAVEAAPVVAAPAAAPVAAPVAEAAPAEVFAPAAPVVAAAPATPAALENLESMLATAGLQWVHTDSDKLRSAQEAAARIAPAPRVQRERKALPPLPHGPMILVETGGREVEMASQQ